A portion of the Parachlamydia sp. AcF125 genome contains these proteins:
- the bamA gene encoding outer membrane protein assembly factor BamA gives MKQFQYALFILAIFLLQGFRLSANTYQYEGQTIEKIQILNGNQKSAQPIDENAIKARLKTKENSLFTHSSFDQDLKLLATEFDHVEPIMEPSERKIRLTLKVWPKPRIRIIRWAGNERIKTEGLQKELKIKPLTVFDRLAFNKAFQALKAYYVKQGFFEAQLDYSVNWNEIANEVEIDINIQEGRAGKIKKICFRNFTTEEKAELLDQMVTKEYSFLTSWLTEEGTYREEAMQHDQYQILNYLHNKGYADASVDIKIEEASQKDRIFILITAHKGRCYHFGKVTFEGNTLFDEKQIENLLTFKEGMQYSPEGIVSSVKNIANYYGRRGYIEAYVDYEPRLDPENGSYSLHLKIHEGKQYFVGLIKVLGNCSTETSVILHETLLVPGQVFNAHKLHLTEERLKNIGYFKNVNVYAVKSQSCELGENYRDLHIEVEETSTGRFGLAVGYSTIESLFGNISITENNFSYKGLGTLLRTGYGGLRGGGELLNLNATIGSKSRSYSLSWAKPFFMDTPWTVGFDIERSNNRYLSSDYTIDASQFVLHAVYNVNDFLRAGVHYRLRDSRVHLDHPHEASPILRREAKNGGIISALGSSLIYDSSDSPTYPRKGFKSRVDVEVAGLGGRHHFGSLAYINSYYIPVEKSGVLKFRADFRFIQPFGHTSEETLPLDEKLYLGGNSTIRGYRSYRLGPQFEDGEPRGGLSLQLYSAEYAHAFNGRMEGFVFCDAGYLSGNTWDFGGLNTSVGLGTRLKVLANGPPLTIGMGFPLNAQNRSEVKRFFLTIGGQF, from the coding sequence ATGAAACAATTCCAGTATGCTCTATTCATTCTTGCAATTTTTCTTCTTCAGGGCTTTAGGCTTTCGGCTAATACTTATCAATATGAAGGTCAAACTATTGAAAAAATTCAAATTCTGAATGGCAACCAAAAAAGTGCGCAGCCGATTGATGAAAATGCCATTAAAGCTCGCTTAAAAACTAAAGAAAACAGTCTTTTTACCCACTCTTCATTTGATCAAGACCTAAAATTATTGGCTACTGAGTTTGACCATGTTGAGCCCATCATGGAACCAAGTGAAAGAAAAATTCGCTTAACTTTAAAAGTATGGCCAAAACCTCGTATAAGGATTATTCGTTGGGCAGGAAATGAAAGAATTAAAACCGAGGGGTTGCAAAAAGAACTTAAGATTAAACCTTTAACCGTATTTGATAGGCTTGCTTTTAATAAAGCTTTTCAAGCACTCAAAGCTTATTATGTTAAGCAAGGATTTTTTGAAGCTCAGCTTGACTATAGCGTGAATTGGAATGAAATCGCCAATGAAGTAGAGATCGATATCAACATTCAAGAAGGGCGAGCTGGGAAAATCAAAAAAATATGCTTCCGCAATTTTACGACTGAAGAAAAAGCTGAATTGCTTGATCAAATGGTGACAAAAGAATATTCATTCCTTACGAGTTGGTTAACTGAAGAAGGCACTTATCGTGAAGAAGCCATGCAGCACGATCAATACCAGATTTTAAATTACCTGCACAATAAGGGATATGCAGATGCAAGTGTAGATATTAAAATCGAGGAAGCTTCCCAAAAGGACCGTATTTTCATTTTAATTACAGCTCATAAGGGGCGTTGCTACCACTTTGGGAAAGTGACTTTTGAAGGAAACACCTTATTTGATGAAAAGCAAATTGAGAATTTATTGACCTTTAAAGAAGGGATGCAATACTCCCCTGAGGGTATTGTTTCCTCAGTTAAAAATATCGCCAATTACTATGGCCGCCGAGGGTATATCGAAGCCTATGTCGATTACGAGCCTCGCTTAGACCCAGAGAATGGCTCATACTCGCTCCATCTTAAAATTCATGAAGGGAAACAATACTTTGTGGGTTTAATTAAAGTCTTAGGAAATTGTTCTACTGAAACAAGCGTCATTTTGCACGAAACGCTTTTAGTCCCTGGCCAGGTTTTTAACGCCCATAAGCTGCATTTGACTGAAGAAAGACTCAAAAACATCGGATATTTCAAAAATGTGAACGTCTATGCGGTCAAATCCCAATCGTGTGAGCTGGGGGAAAATTATCGAGATTTACATATTGAAGTAGAAGAGACCAGCACAGGGCGCTTTGGCTTGGCAGTAGGGTATAGCACGATTGAAAGCCTCTTTGGAAATATTAGCATTACAGAAAACAATTTTAGCTATAAAGGGTTGGGAACCCTATTGCGAACTGGCTATGGAGGGTTGAGAGGGGGGGGCGAACTTCTTAATTTGAACGCCACTATTGGATCTAAAAGCCGCAGCTACTCCCTTTCCTGGGCAAAACCTTTCTTTATGGACACCCCATGGACTGTGGGATTTGATATTGAAAGATCCAATAACCGCTATCTCTCCAGCGATTATACCATTGATGCGTCCCAGTTTGTTTTGCATGCCGTTTACAATGTCAACGATTTTTTGCGGGCAGGGGTACACTATCGCCTTCGTGATTCAAGAGTGCATCTAGACCATCCCCATGAAGCGAGTCCTATCTTAAGACGAGAAGCTAAAAATGGAGGGATTATTTCTGCTTTAGGAAGTTCGCTTATTTACGATTCTTCGGATAGTCCCACTTATCCTCGCAAAGGTTTTAAGTCCCGTGTCGACGTTGAAGTCGCTGGATTGGGGGGGCGCCATCATTTCGGCTCTTTAGCTTATATCAATTCCTATTACATCCCGGTAGAAAAAAGTGGGGTGCTAAAATTCCGTGCAGATTTCCGATTTATTCAACCTTTTGGGCACACATCAGAAGAAACTTTGCCACTGGATGAAAAATTATACCTGGGGGGAAATAGCACTATTCGTGGTTATCGCTCCTATCGTTTGGGACCACAATTTGAAGATGGCGAGCCGCGAGGAGGTTTGTCTTTGCAACTCTACTCTGCAGAATATGCCCATGCCTTTAATGGCCGTATGGAAGGGTTTGTCTTTTGCGATGCTGGTTATCTTTCTGGGAATACGTGGGACTTCGGAGGGTTAAATACTTCTGTTGGGCTTGGAACACGTCTTAAAGTGCTGGCAAATGGTCCGCCATTAACGATTGGTATGGGTTTTCCGCTTAATGCGCAAAACCGCAGTGAAGTTAAACGCTTCTTTCTGACAATTGGTGGGCAATTCTAA
- a CDS encoding OmpH family outer membrane protein, producing MKNIRVALLKMLVAGSIGFILCAAAPTTHDLTPVKGFDRAAKVAIVNFKECVEKSKIGKHEQSVFESLKKQMENSLQEKEKSLNEIAAKFNDPDYLDTLSPEAEAELKHKYRTLNQEITQYQNQYYQALSQTNMKIIQKLQELISKAAATVAKEVGVDIILNEESSFFYKPEFDLSNKVIELLDKMSETDFNPSATK from the coding sequence ATGAAAAATATCCGTGTAGCTTTACTAAAAATGCTTGTGGCAGGTTCAATCGGATTTATCCTTTGCGCTGCAGCTCCGACAACACACGATTTAACTCCTGTAAAGGGCTTCGATAGGGCAGCTAAAGTGGCTATCGTAAATTTTAAAGAGTGCGTCGAAAAATCTAAAATTGGGAAACATGAACAATCCGTTTTCGAATCTTTAAAAAAACAGATGGAAAACTCTTTGCAAGAAAAAGAAAAAAGCTTAAATGAAATTGCAGCAAAGTTTAATGACCCCGATTATTTAGATACTCTTTCGCCAGAAGCTGAAGCAGAGCTTAAGCATAAATATCGCACACTCAACCAAGAGATTACTCAGTACCAAAATCAATATTATCAGGCATTAAGCCAGACAAATATGAAGATTATCCAGAAATTGCAAGAGCTGATTTCTAAAGCGGCGGCGACGGTGGCCAAAGAAGTCGGAGTGGATATTATTTTAAATGAAGAAAGCAGCTTCTTCTATAAACCAGAATTTGATTTGTCCAACAAGGTGATTGAACTCCTGGATAAAATGTCGGAAACAGACTTCAATCCTTCTGCAACTAAATAA